The following coding sequences are from one Gadus macrocephalus chromosome 3, ASM3116895v1 window:
- the c1qtnf6b gene encoding complement C1q tumor necrosis factor-related protein 1 isoform X1, giving the protein MPKLSGDLNGELQDSGAMWVFLLLLVPVACVPSPSRPLTRPCRRCCDHLEPPAAGSAHSQPPPDSPARYQAATEVHTIINMTILKGDKGDRGERGTLGKPGLEGTPGFRGPFGPKGSKGQAGAPGDACKTTHSSFSVGRRKALHSVDYYQPLVFDTVFVNLLGHFNMFKGKFYCSVPGVYYFNVNIHTWNFKETYLHLMHNDEEQVILYAQPSERSIMQSQSVLLDLAAGDEVWVRLYKRERENAVYSDDVDVYITFNGYLVAPGSH; this is encoded by the exons ATGCCAAAGTTGAGTGGAGACTTGAATGGAGAGTTGCAG GATTCCGGCGCAATGTGGGTGTTTCTTCTGTTGCTGGTCCCCGTGGCGTGCGTGCCCTCCCCCTCGCGGCCCCTGACCCGCCCATGCAGACGCTGCTGTGACCACCTGGAGCCCCCAGCTGCCGGCTCCGCCcactcccagccccccccagaTAGTCCCGCCCGCTACCAGGCCGCCACCGAGGTCCACACCATCATCAACATGACCATCCTTAAAG GTGACAAGGgcgacagaggagagagaggcacgCTCGGCAAGCCCGGCCTGGAAGGCACTCCCGGCTTCAGGGGCCCCTTCGGCCCCAAGGGCAGCAAGGGCCaggccggggccccgggggaCGCCTGCAAGACAACGCACTCCTCCTTCTCGGTGGGGCGTCGCAAGGCGCTGCACAGCGTGGACTACTACCAGCCGCTGGTGTTCGACACGGTGTTCGTCAACCTGCTGGGCCACTTCAACATGTTCAAGGGCAAGTTCTACTGCTCCGTGCCGGGCGTGTACTACTTCAACGTCAACATCCACACGTGGAACTTCAAGGAGACCTACCTGCACCTGATGCACAACGACGAGGAGCAGGTGATCCTGTACGCGCAGCCCAGCGAGCGCTCCATCATGCAGAGCCAGAGCGTGCTGCTGGACCTGGCGGCCGGCGACGAGGTGTGGGTGCGCCTGTACAAGCGCGAGCGGGAGAACGCCGTGTACAGCGACGACGTCGACGTCTACATCACCTTCAACGGGTACCTGGTGGCGCCCGGGAGCCACTGA
- the c1qtnf6b gene encoding complement C1q tumor necrosis factor-related protein 1 isoform X2, translating into MWVFLLLLVPVACVPSPSRPLTRPCRRCCDHLEPPAAGSAHSQPPPDSPARYQAATEVHTIINMTILKGDKGDRGERGTLGKPGLEGTPGFRGPFGPKGSKGQAGAPGDACKTTHSSFSVGRRKALHSVDYYQPLVFDTVFVNLLGHFNMFKGKFYCSVPGVYYFNVNIHTWNFKETYLHLMHNDEEQVILYAQPSERSIMQSQSVLLDLAAGDEVWVRLYKRERENAVYSDDVDVYITFNGYLVAPGSH; encoded by the exons ATGTGGGTGTTTCTTCTGTTGCTGGTCCCCGTGGCGTGCGTGCCCTCCCCCTCGCGGCCCCTGACCCGCCCATGCAGACGCTGCTGTGACCACCTGGAGCCCCCAGCTGCCGGCTCCGCCcactcccagccccccccagaTAGTCCCGCCCGCTACCAGGCCGCCACCGAGGTCCACACCATCATCAACATGACCATCCTTAAAG GTGACAAGGgcgacagaggagagagaggcacgCTCGGCAAGCCCGGCCTGGAAGGCACTCCCGGCTTCAGGGGCCCCTTCGGCCCCAAGGGCAGCAAGGGCCaggccggggccccgggggaCGCCTGCAAGACAACGCACTCCTCCTTCTCGGTGGGGCGTCGCAAGGCGCTGCACAGCGTGGACTACTACCAGCCGCTGGTGTTCGACACGGTGTTCGTCAACCTGCTGGGCCACTTCAACATGTTCAAGGGCAAGTTCTACTGCTCCGTGCCGGGCGTGTACTACTTCAACGTCAACATCCACACGTGGAACTTCAAGGAGACCTACCTGCACCTGATGCACAACGACGAGGAGCAGGTGATCCTGTACGCGCAGCCCAGCGAGCGCTCCATCATGCAGAGCCAGAGCGTGCTGCTGGACCTGGCGGCCGGCGACGAGGTGTGGGTGCGCCTGTACAAGCGCGAGCGGGAGAACGCCGTGTACAGCGACGACGTCGACGTCTACATCACCTTCAACGGGTACCTGGTGGCGCCCGGGAGCCACTGA